One stretch of Oncorhynchus keta strain PuntledgeMale-10-30-2019 chromosome 16, Oket_V2, whole genome shotgun sequence DNA includes these proteins:
- the LOC118375458 gene encoding C-type lectin domain family 4 member F-like: MSEGVYENSDGFEDDEPDVMKNTDIDGQIYSNVRAFKPSTRDGIVASEPDRSGKRCLLVAAVFLGLLCVLLLAGIIGLSVYYNRVIKDSEDKRNILSQSCSLYETNTTAERDQLQTRYSNLTEERDQLQTRYNNLTEERDQLQTRYSNLTEERDQLQTRYNNLTEERDQLQTRYSNLTEERDQLQTRYNNLTEERDQLQTRYSNLTEERDQLQTRYNNLTEERDQLQTRYNNLTEERDQLQTRYSNLTEERDQLQTRYNNLTEERDQLQTRYNNLTEERDQLQTRYNNLTEERDQLQTRYNNLTEERDQLQTKYNNLTEERDQLQTRYNNLTEERDQLQTRYNNLTEERDQLQTRYNNLTEERDQLQTRYSNLTEERDQLQTKYNNLTEERDQLQTKYNNLTEEKGHIQAKLFVMGQHCQEGWRYFDSSLYFLSTEKKTWEESRQNCKRRGADLVIINSREEQTFLFNLHLRAWIGLTDSVTEGTWKWVDGTSLTTGYWSAGQPDDNGQEDCAEIYFRQDDPVKTWNDDNCGTNHNWICEKVVHTDPGQCREKTQDRCILELRLDVEVTVFYQQCVKMSEGVYEIPDGFNDDAMKNTDIDGQLYSNLRAFKSSPRDGVVASVPVSTEPDSSGKRPFLVAAVCLGLLCVLLAGIIGLSVYYDGVSKSFSAYKTNSSAEIEQLQTSNNNLTKERDQIQTSYSTLTKERDQIQTSYSTLTKERDQLQTSYNTLTKERDQLQTERYFLNWRLTNLSWQKFESSWYFLSTESKTWKESRKDCLKRGADLVMINSDKEQTFLFNLKKRVWIGLTDSVKEGTWKWVDGTPLTTRYWNDKQPDSKDPTGEEDCVEIHTDWTPLKAWNDMSCDRKLNWICEKVF; the protein is encoded by the exons ATGTCAGAAGGAGTCTATGAAAACTCAGATGGATTTGAAGACGATGAGCCTGATGTAATGAAGAACACAGACATCGATGGCCAAATATATTCCAATGTAAGAGCCTTCAAGCCCAGTACAAGAGATGGAATTGTTGCTTCAG AGCCTGATAGATCAGGGAAGAGATGCTTGCTAGTTGCTGCAGTGTTTCTGGGGCTGCTGTGTGTTCTCCTACTGGCTGGGATCATAggcctgtctgtctact ATAACAGAGTCATCAAAGATTCTGAGGATAAAAGGAACATCTTGTCACAGAGTTGTTCCCTTTATGAGACAAACAcaactgcagagagagaccagttacagaccagatacagcaacctgactgaagagagagaccagttacagaccagatacaacaacctgactgaagagagagaccagttacagaccagatacagcaacctgactgaagagagagaccagttacagaccagatacaacaacctgactgaagagagagaccagttacagaccagatacagcaacctgactgaagagagagaccagttacagaccagatacaacaacctgactgaagagagagaccagttacagaccagatacagcaacctgactgaagagagagaccagttacagaccagatacaacaacctgactgaagagagagaccagttacagaccagatacaacaacctgactgaagagagagaccagttacagaccagatacagcaacctgactgaagagagagaccagttacagaccagatacaacaacctgactgaagagagagaccagttacagaccagatacaacaacctgactgaagagagagaccagttacagaccagatacaacaacctgactgaagagagagaccagctacagaccagatacaacaacctgactgaagagagagaccagttacagaccaaatacaacaacctgactgaagagagagaccagttacagaccagatacaacaacctgactgaagagagagaccagttacagaccagatacaacaacctgactgaagagagagaccagttacagaccagatacaacaacctgactgaagagagagaccagttacagaccagatacagcaacctgactgaagagagagaccagttacagaccaaatacaacaacctgactgaagagagagaccagttacagaccaaATACAACAACCTGACTGAAGAGAAAGGCCATATTCAGGCAAAGCTTTTTGTGATGG GGCAGCATTGTCAGGAGGGATGGAGGTACTTTGACTCCAGTTTGTACTTCCTCTCTACTGAGAAGAAAACCTGGGAGGAGAGCAGACAGAATTGTAAGAGGAGAGGAGCCGACCTCGTGATCATAAACAGCAGAGAGGaacag ACATTTCTCTTCAACCTCCACCTGAGAGCCTGGATTGGTCTGACCGACTCTGTCACTGAGGGGACCTGGAAGTGGGTGGACGGCACATCACTGACCACAGG GTACTGGAGCGCAGGACAGCCTGATGATAATGGGCAGGAGGACTGTGCTGAGATATACTTTAGACAAGATGACCCTGTAAAGACATGGAATGATGACAATTGTGGCACAAATCATAACTGGATCTGTGAGAAAGTGGT TCACACAGACCCAGGACAGTGTAGGGAGAAGACACAGGACAGATGTATATTAGAGTTGAGATTAGATGTAGAAGTTACTGTATTTTATCAGCAGTGTGTTAAGATGTCAGAGGGAGTCTATGAAATCCCAGATGGATTTAATGACGATGCAATGAAGAACACAGACATTGACGGCCAATTATATTCCAACCTAAGAGCCTTCAAGTCCAGTCCAAGAGATGGAGTTGTTGCTTCAG TACCTGTGTCCACAGAGCCTGATAGCTCAGGGAAGAGACCCTTCCTAGTTGCTGCAGTGTGTCTGGGGCTGCTGTGTGTTCTACTGGCTGGGATCATAGGCCTGTCTGTCTACT ATGATGGCGTCTCTAAAAGCTTCTCAGCCTATAAAACCAACTCATCTGCAGAGATAGAACAGCTACAGACCAGcaacaacaacctgactaaagagagagaccagatacagaccagttacagcaccctgactaaagagagagaccagatacagaccagttacagcaccctgactaaagagagagaccagctacagaccagttacaacaccctgactaaagagagagaccagctacagactgAGAGATATTTTCTTAACTGGAGGCTTACCAATCTCA GCTGGCAGAAGTTTGAATCCAGTTGGTACTTCCTGTCTACTGAGTCTAAAACCTGGAAGGAGAGCAGAAAGGACTGTCTGAAGAGAGGAGCAGACCTGGTGATGATAAACAGTGATAAGGaacag ACTTTTCTCTTCAACCTCAAGAAGAGAGTCTGGATTGGTCTGACTGACTCTGTTAAGGAGGGGACCTGGAAATGGGTGGACGGCACCCCACTGACCACAAG gtactggaatGACAAGCAGCCTGATAGTAAAGATCCTACTGGGGAGGAGGACTGTGTTGAGATACATACAGATTGGACTCCACTTAAGGCATGGAATGACATGTCATGTGACAGGAAACTCAATTGGATTTGTGAAAAAGTGTTTTAA